In Alicyclobacillus macrosporangiidus CPP55, a single window of DNA contains:
- the nadD gene encoding nicotinate (nicotinamide) nucleotide adenylyltransferase, with protein sequence MNRVVLFGGTFDPPHVGHLTMAQLAWEQTGADEVWWLPAPAPPHKARQQVDDYGGRVEMVRALIEGYPHLRLCDIEASLPKPSYTVDTVRVLQTLYPRVSFSFLVGSDSLAQLPSWGRAKELARAIPFWVAVRSGWPFDETYAASRARLPELRAQRLEMPILDVSSTFLRERLARRLPVCGLVPDRVLRVWNKIHA encoded by the coding sequence GTGAACCGGGTGGTGCTCTTCGGCGGCACGTTCGATCCGCCGCACGTCGGCCACCTCACCATGGCCCAGCTGGCCTGGGAACAGACGGGAGCGGACGAAGTGTGGTGGCTGCCGGCTCCGGCCCCGCCGCACAAGGCACGGCAACAGGTGGATGACTACGGTGGGCGGGTCGAGATGGTTCGCGCGCTGATTGAGGGGTATCCGCATCTGCGCCTGTGTGACATCGAAGCGAGCCTGCCCAAGCCATCCTACACGGTGGACACGGTCCGGGTGCTTCAGACCCTCTACCCGCGGGTGTCGTTTTCATTCCTCGTCGGGTCGGACAGTCTGGCGCAGCTGCCCAGCTGGGGACGGGCGAAGGAACTGGCGCGCGCGATTCCGTTTTGGGTCGCTGTTCGCAGCGGTTGGCCGTTTGATGAAACGTATGCGGCCAGCCGGGCGCGGTTGCCGGAGCTGCGGGCGCAACGCCTGGAGATGCCGATTCTCGACGTTTCGTCGACGTTCCTGCGCGAGCGGTTGGCGCGCAGACTCCCCGTCTGTGGCCTGGTTCCCGACCGGGTCTTGCGTGTCTGGAATAAGATACATGCATAA
- the yhbY gene encoding ribosome assembly RNA-binding protein YhbY, whose translation MRKEELMAGQTLTGKQIRALRALAHHLRPVVQVGKAGVTAGVIEQVEEVLDAQELIKVSVLDTSPLERDEVGDILVEETGASWVQSIGRTVVLYRRNKENPQIELPSP comes from the coding sequence ATGCGGAAGGAGGAGCTCATGGCTGGTCAAACCTTGACCGGAAAACAGATACGGGCGTTGCGCGCGCTCGCCCATCACCTGAGACCCGTGGTACAGGTGGGAAAGGCTGGGGTGACCGCCGGCGTGATCGAACAGGTCGAAGAGGTCCTGGACGCGCAGGAACTGATCAAGGTTTCGGTGCTCGACACGAGCCCGCTCGAGCGCGACGAGGTCGGGGACATCCTGGTGGAGGAGACAGGTGCATCGTGGGTACAGTCCATCGGCAGGACGGTGGTCCTGTACAGGCGGAACAAGGAAAACCCGCAGATCGAGCTGCCGTCTCCGTGA
- the yqeK gene encoding bis(5'-nucleosyl)-tetraphosphatase (symmetrical) YqeK, whose protein sequence is MDEAGIRDRIRRELSPERFRHTEGVVCTAERLALRHGADPEKARLAAWIHDVAREWEWARLVDTARRFQVESAFFDVPAVLHGPVAAGLAKEWFGVDDEDIRNAIRYHTSGRVGMTRLEMVLCLADAIEPGRRYPGVDRLRTLAEENLERALAESFDATLAYLIARRAPIFELTVRARNHLWRRVLGADGSGASFAPHETKDWEERE, encoded by the coding sequence GTGGACGAAGCGGGGATCCGCGATCGGATTCGGCGAGAATTGAGTCCGGAGCGGTTCCGCCACACCGAGGGCGTCGTGTGCACGGCTGAGCGACTGGCCCTGCGGCACGGCGCAGATCCGGAGAAAGCGCGTCTGGCGGCCTGGATCCACGATGTGGCGCGGGAGTGGGAATGGGCGCGGTTGGTGGACACCGCCCGCCGTTTTCAGGTGGAATCGGCGTTCTTCGACGTGCCGGCGGTACTGCACGGTCCCGTCGCCGCAGGCCTGGCCAAGGAGTGGTTCGGGGTGGACGACGAGGACATCCGGAACGCCATCCGCTATCACACCAGCGGCCGGGTCGGGATGACACGCCTTGAAATGGTGCTGTGCCTGGCCGACGCCATTGAGCCTGGCCGCCGCTATCCGGGCGTGGACCGGCTGCGCACGCTGGCGGAGGAGAATTTGGAGCGGGCGCTGGCCGAATCCTTCGACGCCACCTTGGCGTATCTCATCGCCCGCCGTGCGCCGATCTTCGAACTGACCGTCCGCGCGAGAAACCATCTCTGGCGGCGTGTGCTCGGCGCGG